The following coding sequences are from one Anabas testudineus chromosome 16, fAnaTes1.2, whole genome shotgun sequence window:
- the LOC113169098 gene encoding heavy metal-binding protein HIP-like — translation MSLWLLTLLLLALAGLAQFGSALPVSDHQAELKKVQTSLEELKADRQAMIERLEAAERELNRVRETPKVAFAASLGGNGLVKTTSGNKDLIYREVLTNVGRAYNSETGEFTAPVRGVYYIRFTANGPTDFTKSAVLYKNNNEIQLIAHEQPSGEGSDTASNGAALLLEQGDKLKMVLWHNTQIWDNSNHHSTFSGFLLFPMVDEPVTELNAEAELKTLHESVKQLQAENQGVKERLESTEKELKRMRDTPKVAFAVSLGGNGLQKTTSGSQTLIYREVLTNVGQAYNPETGVFTAPVRGVYYIRFTANAPTDFPMSAVLYKNGYYVQLIAHEQPSGEGSDTASNGAALLLEQGDTLSMQLWHNTQIWDNSNHHSTFSGFLLFPM, via the exons ATGTCTCTGTGGCtcctcactctgctgctgttggctcTGGCCGGTCTGGCCCAGTTTGGTTCGGCTCTGCCCGTCAGTGACCACCAGGCTGAGCTTAAGAAGGTCCAAACCTCCCTGGAGGAGCTGAAGGCCGACAGACAAG CGATGATCGAACGTCTAGAAGCGGCCGAGAGGGAACTGAACAGAGTGCGAG AAACACCTAAAGTTGCGTTTGCTGCCTCACTGGGAGGAAACGGTCTTGTGAAGACAACATCTGGCAACAAAGACCTCATCTACAGGGAAGTCCTGACCAACGTCGGTAGGGCTTACAACTCCGAGACAG GCGAATTCACAGCACCGGTTCGTGGCGTCTATTACATCCGCTTTACAGCCAATGGTCCTACCGACTTCACGAAGAGTGCCGTGctctacaaaaacaacaacgaGATTCAGCTGATCGCTCACGAGCAGCCGTCTGGCGAGGGCAGCGACACGGCCTCCAACGGCGCAGCGCTGCTGCTGGAACAGGGCGACAAGCTGAAGATGGTGCTGTGGCACAATACTCAGATCTGGGACAACAGCAACCACCACAGCACCTTCAGCGGCTTCCTGCTGTTCCCCAT gGTGGATGAACCTGTAACTGAGCTTAATGCTGAAGCTGAGCTGAAAACGCTTCATGAGTCAGTGAAGCAGCTTCAGGCTGAAAACCAGG GTGTTAAAGAGAGACTGGAGTCTACAGAGAAGGAGCTCAAGAGAATGCGAG ACACACCAAAGGTGGCGTTTGCAGTTTCTCTCGGAGGAAACGGTCTTCAGAAGACGACGTCAGGAAGCCAAACTCTCATCTACAGAGAGGTTCTGACCAACGTTGGACAGGCGTACAACCCTGAGACAG GTGTGTTCACAGCACCAGTTCGTGGAGTCTACTACATTCGTTTCACAGCCAATGCCCCCACCGACTTCCCCATGAGCGCCGTCCTGTACAAAAACGGCTACTATGTCCAGCTGATCGCCCACGAGCAGCCATCGGGGGAAGGCAGTGACACGGCCTCCAACGGCGCAGCGCTGCTGCTGGAGCAGGGCGACACGCTCTCCATGCAGCTGTGGCACAACACTCAGATCTGGGACAACAGCAACCACCACAGCACCTTCAGCGGCTTCCT